Proteins from a genomic interval of Andrena cerasifolii isolate SP2316 unplaced genomic scaffold, iyAndCera1_principal scaffold0434, whole genome shotgun sequence:
- the LOC143378125 gene encoding uncharacterized protein LOC143378125, giving the protein MWLRAALITVLQLTTLLIGGTTPDTDFAIKEFQDHPGIYFENLGDLQIYRDSWKLILHLDISYIYRRESNLQAALYDILAQCKTPSTNNLQKFCKTFGTKIQSKVDRVTKFLTYVQQTISSAPKQRRGLIDGLGYIGKSLFGLMDSEDRKIINDQIGFLKRQDSRLKNTIKGQMQIVRANAELLNETIHNVQENEKTLLNATWQIQYLLQQTTDITRFRETIDENLILINSVAETLLRDTQDLLEFIMDIKKGVLNPQLMPPAQIITYLTSALAHIPQGLDFPIGIKLENMHVLYDILTLSAFSDTKSITVVLDIPLLSAKKFKLSKVHPVPTKVNDSFYAYIEPLDSYVVLDTSVQDYIQLSKEDLTECKTINELYLCTSNHPMFKAIPYGPCEVQLYTKLTQKPNNCKIRIMTLKHTILIELQQPGTWIYIAPKQIQLAVTCGDKNTNMYSIKDSGIITIRNKCTITTAEFTIETGKQYGIEKTWNYLPGYNLTLDEITFPQTTVNSYRHTNFELKRIIKHPEELNKVSKKLEDLQNDLEKPEIIPTEYHYSFFTLSSVTGFITTTLCMFAIYKCIVRCKAKTPRHCTTDNTSRDKTTQKPEAIIKIVSKEETSSTNSL; this is encoded by the exons atgtggttgcgagcagcctt gattaccgtcctacaattgacgacactactcataggaggaacaacccccgacacagacttcgctataaaagaatttcaagatcacccgggcatttacttcgaaaacttaggcgatctacagatttaccgggatagttggaaactaatactacacttagacatatcgtacatttaccgacgcgaatcaaatctccaggcagcactatatgacatacttgctcagtgtaaaacaccttctactaataacttacaaaaattctgtaaaacgtttggcacgaaaattcaaagcaaagtagaccgcgtaaccaaattccttacttacgtccaacaaaccataagctccgcaccaaaacagcgtcgcgggctaatagacggattaggttacataggcaaatcactcttcggactaatggattccgaagacagaaagaTAATCAACGACCAAATAGGCTTCTTAAAAAGACAAGACAGtagattaaagaatacaatcaaagggcaaatgcaaattgtaagagctaacgccgaacttctaaatgaaactatacacaacgtacaagaaaatgaaaaaacccttttaaacgcaacttggcaaattcaatacttactacaacagacgactgacattactagatttcgagagacaatagacgaaaacctcatactaataaatagcgtcgcggaaacactcctgcgtgacacacaagacttgttagaattcataatggatataaagaaaggagtccttaacccacaattaatgccaccggcacaaatcataacatacctcacttcagcactcgctcacatcccgcaaggattagacttcccgatcggaataaaactagaaaatatgcacgtcctatacgacatccttacactttccgcattttcggatacgaaatcaattaccgtagtactagatatcccattgttgagcgcaaagaaattcaaattaagcaaggtacacccggtacccacaaaggtaaacgattcgttctacgcgtatatagaacccctcgactcatacgtggtactcgacacctcggtgcaagattacatacaactaagcaaagaagacctaacagaatgtaaaactataaacgagctatatctctgcacctcaaaccatccaatgttcaaagcgataccatacggaccctgcgaagtacagttgtacacaaaattgacgcaaaaaccgaacaattgtaaaatacgaatcatgacactgaaacacacgatcctgatagaattacaacaaccgggcacatggatttatatcgcaccgaaacaaatacaactagcagtaacctgcggcgataaaaacacaaacatgtatagtattaaggactctggtataataacgataagaaataaatgtactatcactaccgccgaatttacgatagaaaccggaaaacaatacggaatagaaaaaacatggaactacttacctggttacaatttgacactagacgaaattacgtttccacagaccactgtaaattcgtaccgacataccaattttgaacttaaaagaataatcaaacacccggaagaattaaataaagttagtaaaaaattagaagacttacaaaacgatttagaaaaacccgagattataccaaccgagtatcactatagcttctttacactatcctctgtgacgggatttatcacaactacactatgtatgttcgcaatttacaaatgcattgtacgctgcaaagcaaaaacaccacgacactgtaccacagacaacacgagtcgcgacaaaacaacacaaaaacccgaagcgataatcaaaatagttagtaaggaggaaacgtcttccactaattctctttaa